A stretch of DNA from Bernardetia sp.:
AGCGTAAAAAGCGTTCCTGCAAATTCTGTAACAAGCATTTTTCTAGCTTCTTGAAAATCATTGATATATCCATAGTTTCCGTTTCCTTTGTCTGCCAACATTTCAAGTTTGGAGTCTTTATAATTGCCCATTCCAAAGCCTAGACAGGTTAGGAAAACACCACTTTTGCGCTCATTTTCTATCAAGCGTTTCATATCTCCATCTGAAGAAGCTCCAACATTGAAATCTCCATCAGTACATAAAATAACACGGTTTGTTCCGTTTTTAATAAAATTTTCTCTAGCAATTTTGTAAGCCAATTTTATTCCTTCACCTCCTGCTGTGCTTCCTCCTGCTTCTAATTTGTCCAATGAGGCAATTATGTCTTTTTTATTGGAAGTAGAAGGCAAAACAACTCCTGCTGCACCTGCATAAACAACGATAGAAACTTTGTCTTTGTCTCTCAATTCTTTTACCAGTTCGGTAAGTCCTTTTTTGAGTAATGGCAGTTCGCTACTCATTGACCCAGAAACATCTACCAAGAAAACAAGATTGCTATTAGGTAACTTGTCTTTCTTGATTTTCTTGGCTTGCAAACCCACCAATACGAGTTTATGGTCTTTGTTCCAAGCACAATTTCCATATTCTGTCGTAACGCCAAAAGGATGCTCTCCAGTAGGCTCTTTGTAGTCATAATTGAAATAATTTATCATTTCTTCTACTCTGACAGCATCTTGTGGAGGCATCTCGCCATTATTCAAAAAGCGACGAACATTAGAATAAGAAGCCTTATCTACATCGATAGAAAATGTAGAAAGTGGATTTTGAGCAACCGAATGAAAACTATTCTCTTCTTTAGCTGCATAGCTTTCTGTGTTGGGTTCTTGATAGGAATAATTATACGAACTAGCTCCTCTAATTTTGACACTTTTATTCTTTTTCTTTCTACCTCCTCTGTTTCTTCTTTTAGATTTTCCATAAGTTGTAACTACAACTTCACTAAGTCTAGCTTCTTCTACTAGGGTCACATCAATAACGCTTCTAGCTCCAATAGTTTCTTCTACATCTTGAAACCCTATAAACCTAAAAACTAAAACATCGTATCCCTCTGGAACTGTAATCGTATATTTTCCATCAAAGTCAGTTTGTGTACCTTGTGTTGTGCCTTTTACTTGAACAGTCGCTCCAGGTAAAGCTCCATCAGCACTTGTAACAGTTCCTGTTATGGTTCGCTGTGAAAAAGCGAAGTTGGAAATGAATAAAGCTCCTAAAAATAGGAAAGCAATAAATGTGTATTTGTAAATCTTCATAATAAAAAATCAGTTAGTGAATAAAAAAAATATGTAGCACATTTAGAATGTGTATTTTTCTGAAGGGTAATTTTGATGAGTTATCATCTATTCGTAAAAAATCTTAAAAACGTTGCAAAGGAATGTGAGAAAGCTCTTCAAATTCTATTGTAAAACCTTCATAAATAGCTAATTTTGCTTTTACAAAATAAAATTAGCGTATCGCACACGAGAGACTTATTTTTCTGTGTTTCACAGAACAGAGAAAAAATACCGTTCGTTGGTGTTTTAGCGTAGCGACACCAACAACTTTTATGTCATGTCCAGTACTCTAAAAATTCATTCAGTTGTATTTGAAATATAGATGCGTGCTGATATTTTAATCCATAAAAAAATAGAAAGTGTTTAGACGACAAGGAAAGAACAGAACTTTTAAAGATAATCTTCAAATTGCTATTCTTTTGTCTTTTGTCGCTGGATTAGTAAACATAACAGGTTTTTTAGCCTTCCAACAACTAACAACCAATGTTACAGGACATTTTGCCTTATTTGTAGCTCATCTTACTTTTGGCGACGCTAGTGTATATCTACTCTATATTTTTTTCTTTTTAGTAGGTTCTTTCTGTTCTAGTTTGGCTATTGAAATATTAAAAAAGAGCAAGAAAATAAATGTTTTTGCTATACCTACCCTTATTGAATCTTTGATTTTATTTGCTTTAGCTATTGCCAGTAATTTTTTGGTACTGCCTAAATATACAGACCTAATTACCTGTGGACTACTTTTTTCTATGGGATTTCAAAATTCTTTTGTTACCAAAATTTCTGATGCTGTCGTTCGAACTACCCACCTAACAGGCTTATTTACTGATTTAGGGATTGAGATTTCACATTTATTTTTTTCAGAATATAAAGCAGAGAGAAAAAAAAATATAGCTACCATCAAACTCCGTTTCTACATTATTACTTTCTTTCTCGTTGGTGGACTTTCTGGAGGATACTTTTTTATATATCTGAAATTAGAACTCAATACTCTTATTTTAGGAGGAACACTACTATTATTGAGCCTTTTTAATGATACTTTGAGATATTATCTTATCAAAATAAGAAGACGATATTTTAAAAAGAAACAAAAATAACTAATTTTGCAGCATCAAAATATTTAGACATTTATCAAAACATTATGAGCCAAAAGACCACTTTACGCCAGTTTTTAAAAGACAACGCTGCAAACTTGCCTGCTCCTCTTTCTGAATTAGACCACTTATTGCATTCTATAGCTCGCACAGCCAAAACAGTTCATGGACATGTTTCACGTGCTGCCATTACAGATTTGTATGGAAAAGCAGGTTCTAGTAATATTCAAGGTGAGGAACAGCAAAAACTAGATGTTCTTGCCAATACACTTTTTATAACGACCTTTAGAGAAAGTAACTTGGTTTGTGTGGTAGGTTCGGAAGAAGAAGAGGAAATTGTCTTGACTGATAATAATGATGCAGAATATGTAGTGGCAATGGATCCACTAGATGGTTCTTCAAACATCGACGTAAATGTTTCTATCGGAACAATCTTTTCTGTGTTTAAAAGAAAAACAGAGAAAGGTACAAAGCCAAAAGTAGAAGACGTATTGCAAAAAGGAACTGACCAACTTATTGGTGGATATGTTTTGTACGGAACAGCTACGGCACTTGTCTTCACAACAGGAAATGGCGTTCATATCTTTACGTATGACCCAAAAGGAGGCGATTTCCTTCTCACACACAACAACTTAGAAATTCCTAAAGATAGCAAGACGTATTCTTGTAACGAAGGTGGATTTTTAGGTTTTACAGAAGGTGTAAAGAAATATATCGATTTTTGTAAGGAAAGTGAATATAAAGCTCGTTATATTGGTTCTTTAGTGGCAGATTTTCATAGAAATATGCTCAAAGGTGGGATTTTTATCTACCCAAGTACACAAAAAGCACCAAAAGGAAAGTTGCGTTTGCTTTATGAGTGCAACCCTTTGGCTTTTATCGCAGAGCAAGCAGGAGGAAAAGCCTATGACGGACGTACTCGTATTATGGATATTGACCCAGAATCGTTACACCAACGTACTACATATTATGTTGGTTCTGCTGCAATGGTAGATAAGGCATTGGAGCTAATTAGTGAACATGAATAATTGTGTAATTGCAGTTTCAAGATTTTTCTGATAAAAAATGATTTTTTAAAAGTCAGTTTACAAAATACTATTGCTATTAATTTAGTGGTAGTATTTTTTATTGCCTTTTCTAATAAACGTGA
This window harbors:
- a CDS encoding vWA domain-containing protein; this encodes MKIYKYTFIAFLFLGALFISNFAFSQRTITGTVTSADGALPGATVQVKGTTQGTQTDFDGKYTITVPEGYDVLVFRFIGFQDVEETIGARSVIDVTLVEEARLSEVVVTTYGKSKRRNRGGRKKKNKSVKIRGASSYNYSYQEPNTESYAAKEENSFHSVAQNPLSTFSIDVDKASYSNVRRFLNNGEMPPQDAVRVEEMINYFNYDYKEPTGEHPFGVTTEYGNCAWNKDHKLVLVGLQAKKIKKDKLPNSNLVFLVDVSGSMSSELPLLKKGLTELVKELRDKDKVSIVVYAGAAGVVLPSTSNKKDIIASLDKLEAGGSTAGGEGIKLAYKIARENFIKNGTNRVILCTDGDFNVGASSDGDMKRLIENERKSGVFLTCLGFGMGNYKDSKLEMLADKGNGNYGYINDFQEARKMLVTEFAGTLFTLAKDVKIQIEFNPNYVAAYRLVGYENRLLNEEDFDDDTKDAGEIGAGHTVTALYEIIPVGVKSDFLPKEDKDGKKLKYQTSEVSEAAGSQELMTVKFRYKQPDGNKSTKFEEVVMNKIATQNSENFIWTNAVAMFGMILTDSKYKKEKDKDLYEWILENAPTAKTKDEEGYRGEFIRLVKTAQSLKK
- a CDS encoding YoaK family protein, coding for MFRRQGKNRTFKDNLQIAILLSFVAGLVNITGFLAFQQLTTNVTGHFALFVAHLTFGDASVYLLYIFFFLVGSFCSSLAIEILKKSKKINVFAIPTLIESLILFALAIASNFLVLPKYTDLITCGLLFSMGFQNSFVTKISDAVVRTTHLTGLFTDLGIEISHLFFSEYKAERKKNIATIKLRFYIITFFLVGGLSGGYFFIYLKLELNTLILGGTLLLLSLFNDTLRYYLIKIRRRYFKKKQK
- the fbp gene encoding class 1 fructose-bisphosphatase; protein product: MSQKTTLRQFLKDNAANLPAPLSELDHLLHSIARTAKTVHGHVSRAAITDLYGKAGSSNIQGEEQQKLDVLANTLFITTFRESNLVCVVGSEEEEEIVLTDNNDAEYVVAMDPLDGSSNIDVNVSIGTIFSVFKRKTEKGTKPKVEDVLQKGTDQLIGGYVLYGTATALVFTTGNGVHIFTYDPKGGDFLLTHNNLEIPKDSKTYSCNEGGFLGFTEGVKKYIDFCKESEYKARYIGSLVADFHRNMLKGGIFIYPSTQKAPKGKLRLLYECNPLAFIAEQAGGKAYDGRTRIMDIDPESLHQRTTYYVGSAAMVDKALELISEHE